In Salinarimonas sp., a genomic segment contains:
- a CDS encoding GNAT family N-acetyltransferase: protein MRKRSALAGDPEVAETTGRIPHPYPRDLADAFVLESRASAMRGESLRLALAPKAQPTRLIGMIGIEPDANGEAELGYWLGRPVWGQGLATEAARALIDAFFAFTEGEALGSSARVGNPASRRVLEKCGFVSDGPGFRDSPLRGRMPVDTFRLSRRDWASLKSWSRDGWAPRPQTPELLVEEIEPDAARPRASGSAAATAAGRPLFLAAE from the coding sequence ATCAGGAAGCGATCTGCTCTAGCCGGCGACCCCGAGGTCGCCGAGACGACCGGCCGCATCCCGCACCCGTATCCGCGCGATCTCGCCGACGCCTTCGTGCTCGAGAGCCGCGCCAGCGCCATGCGGGGCGAGAGCCTGCGCCTCGCGCTCGCGCCGAAGGCCCAGCCCACCCGGCTGATCGGCATGATCGGCATCGAGCCGGACGCGAACGGGGAAGCCGAGCTCGGGTACTGGCTGGGCCGGCCCGTCTGGGGCCAGGGCCTCGCGACGGAAGCGGCGCGGGCGCTGATCGACGCCTTCTTCGCCTTCACCGAGGGCGAGGCGCTCGGCTCCTCCGCGCGGGTCGGCAACCCCGCCTCGCGGCGGGTGCTCGAGAAGTGCGGCTTCGTTTCCGACGGGCCGGGCTTCCGGGATTCGCCCTTGCGCGGGCGCATGCCCGTGGACACCTTCCGGCTGAGCCGTCGCGACTGGGCGAGCCTCAAGTCCTGGAGCCGCGACGGCTGGGCCCCGCGCCCGCAGACGCCCGAGCTCCTCGTCGAGGAGATCGAGCCCGACGCCGCGCGCCCGCGCGCATCCGGATCCGCGGCGGCGACCGCCGCGGGACGGCCCCTCTTCCTCGCGGCGGAATGA
- the proB gene encoding glutamate 5-kinase, with product MTAPSATPAETPALSQFRRVVIKVGSALLVDRARGRLKAAWLAALAEDIADLHARGADVLVVSSGAIAMGRSVLPLPAGPLRLEESQAAAAVGQIALARVWAEVLGHHGIGAGQILVTLGDTEERRRYLNARATLKKLLEMRAVPVVNENDTVATTEIRYGDNDRLAARVAAMIGADLLVLFSDIDGLYTAPPASDPGAAHIPHVPKITAEIEAMAGGAGSELSRGGMRTKIEAAKIATGAGATMLIAHGGPKNPLRAVEAGARCTWFAPQSSPERARKTWIAGALEPRGALFVDAGAAKALRAGASLLPAGVVRVEGAFARGDAVSIRDERGREIGRGLVAYDREDAARIAGRKTGEIEAILGFRGRDAMVHRDDLALGGEG from the coding sequence GTGACCGCCCCCTCCGCCACACCCGCCGAGACCCCCGCCCTCTCGCAGTTCCGCCGCGTCGTCATCAAGGTCGGCTCGGCGCTGCTGGTCGATCGCGCCCGCGGGCGGCTCAAGGCCGCCTGGCTCGCCGCCCTCGCGGAGGACATCGCCGATCTGCACGCGCGCGGGGCGGACGTGCTCGTCGTCTCCTCGGGCGCCATCGCCATGGGCCGCTCCGTGCTGCCGCTTCCCGCCGGCCCGCTGCGGCTCGAGGAGAGCCAGGCGGCCGCGGCCGTCGGGCAGATCGCGCTCGCGCGGGTCTGGGCCGAGGTGCTCGGCCATCACGGCATCGGTGCGGGCCAGATCCTGGTGACGCTCGGCGACACCGAGGAGCGGCGGCGGTACCTCAACGCCCGCGCCACCTTGAAGAAGCTCCTCGAGATGCGCGCCGTGCCCGTCGTCAACGAGAACGACACGGTGGCGACCACCGAGATCCGCTACGGCGACAACGACCGCCTCGCCGCGCGCGTCGCGGCCATGATCGGCGCGGACCTTCTGGTGCTGTTCTCCGACATCGACGGCCTCTACACCGCCCCGCCGGCGAGCGACCCGGGCGCGGCGCACATCCCCCACGTGCCGAAGATCACCGCCGAGATCGAGGCGATGGCCGGCGGCGCCGGCTCCGAGCTCTCCCGCGGGGGCATGCGCACCAAGATCGAGGCGGCGAAGATCGCCACCGGCGCGGGCGCGACCATGCTGATCGCTCATGGCGGGCCGAAGAACCCGCTGCGGGCCGTGGAGGCCGGCGCGCGCTGCACCTGGTTCGCGCCGCAATCCTCGCCCGAGCGCGCCCGCAAGACCTGGATCGCCGGCGCGCTGGAGCCCAGGGGCGCGCTCTTCGTCGACGCCGGCGCGGCCAAGGCCCTGCGCGCGGGCGCGAGCCTGCTGCCGGCGGGCGTCGTGCGCGTCGAGGGCGCCTTCGCCCGCGGCGACGCGGTCTCGATCCGCGACGAGCGCGGCCGTGAGATCGGCCGCGGCCTCGTCGCCTACGATCGGGAGGACGCCGCCCGCATCGCCGGCCGCAAGACCGGCGAGATCGAGGCGATTCTCGGCTTCCGCGGGCGCGACGCCATGGTCCACCGGGACGATCTGGCGTTGGGCGGGGAGGGCTGA
- a CDS encoding type II toxin-antitoxin system VapC family toxin yields MSDGPQVAVDTSALAAILLDEPDRARFQPWLERAACLIGAPSLLELYQVVSTRRGDEEALAAIRTLLSQPNVTVVPFDVDHYRLAADAFRRFGKGRDHPARLNFGYCLAYAVARRAGAALLYKGTDFGHTDLAFAPGQIP; encoded by the coding sequence ATGAGCGACGGGCCGCAGGTCGCCGTCGACACGTCGGCCCTGGCGGCGATTCTCCTCGACGAGCCCGACCGCGCTCGTTTTCAGCCGTGGCTCGAGCGCGCGGCCTGTCTGATCGGCGCTCCGAGCCTCCTCGAACTCTACCAGGTGGTCTCCACGCGCCGGGGTGACGAGGAGGCGCTCGCCGCGATCAGGACGCTCCTCTCCCAGCCCAACGTCACCGTCGTGCCCTTCGACGTCGACCACTACCGCCTCGCCGCCGACGCGTTCCGGCGCTTCGGCAAGGGGCGCGACCACCCGGCGCGGCTGAATTTCGGCTATTGCCTCGCCTACGCCGTCGCGCGGCGCGCCGGAGCGGCCCTCCTGTACAAGGGGACCGATTTCGGGCACACCGACCTGGCCTTCGCGCCAGGACAGATCCCGTGA
- a CDS encoding IS630 family transposase (programmed frameshift), translating to MTKPLSMDLRQRVLAAVDAGMSRRAAADRFGIAPSAAVKWFNLRRETGSVAPRAQGGDTRSGRIEALGPVILAMVEEAPDLTLVEIAERLEREHGERFAPSTVHRFFGRHGLTFKKKSGHASEQDRADVAAAREAWFEEQPELDPQRLIFIDETWLNTKMARLRGRAPEGERLRAGIPHGHWRTTTFVAGLRIGGIDAPMLIDGAINAASFLAYVQQVLVPTLSPGDVVIMDNLASHKTPAVREAIEAAGAELRFLPPYSPDFNPIENAFAKLKALLRKVAARTRDALWSAVADAIEAFPPEECANFFTAAGYEPEW from the exons ATGACGAAGCCCCTCTCGATGGATCTGAGGCAGCGCGTCCTCGCTGCGGTCGATGCCGGCATGAGCCGCCGGGCCGCGGCGGACCGCTTCGGGATCGCGCCGTCCGCGGCGGTGAAGTGGTTCAACCTTCGGCGCGAGACGGGCTCGGTCGCGCCGCGGGCGCAAGGCGGCGACACGCGGTCCGGGCGGATCGAGGCGCTCGGCCCGGTCATCCTCGCGATGGTGGAGGAGGCGCCGGATCTCACCCTCGTCGAGATCGCCGAGCGGCTCGAGCGCGAGCACGGCGAGCGCTTCGCGCCCTCGACGGTGCACCGCTTCTTCGGCCGCCACGGCCTGACGTTCA AAAAAAAGTCCGGCCACGCCAGCGAGCAGGACCGCGCCGACGTCGCCGCGGCCCGCGAGGCCTGGTTCGAGGAGCAGCCCGAGCTCGACCCGCAGCGGCTGATCTTCATCGACGAGACCTGGCTCAACACCAAGATGGCGCGGTTGCGGGGCCGCGCCCCCGAAGGCGAGCGCCTGCGCGCCGGCATCCCTCACGGCCATTGGCGCACCACGACCTTCGTGGCCGGGCTCAGGATCGGCGGGATCGACGCGCCGATGCTGATCGACGGCGCGATCAACGCGGCGAGCTTCCTCGCCTACGTCCAGCAGGTCCTGGTTCCGACGCTGAGCCCCGGCGACGTGGTGATCATGGACAACCTCGCCAGCCACAAGACCCCCGCCGTGCGCGAGGCCATCGAGGCGGCCGGAGCCGAGCTGCGCTTCCTGCCGCCCTACAGCCCGGACTTCAACCCCATCGAGAACGCCTTCGCCAAGCTGAAGGCCCTGCTCAGGAAGGTCGCCGCCCGGACGCGCGACGCCCTCTGGAGCGCCGTCGCCGACGCCATCGAAGCCTTCCCGCCAGAGGAATGCGCGAACTTCTTCACCGCAGCAGGATATGAACCCGAGTGGTGA
- a CDS encoding IS110 family transposase, giving the protein MPFTVGFDWGGAGHAACVLDETGAVRARLDVPHTAAGLAKLVAALARIAPVGEMPVAIERPSGLVVDTLVAAGHPVVPIHPNVVKACRPRYRAAGGKSDTGDAYMLADILRTDGHRFAPLRQASDAVKALRALVRGRDDLVATRVGLANQLRSLLESFWPGAAAIFADVDSPVALAFLARYPTPESAARLGEKRMAAFMAQARYSGRRSAAELLARLRAAPIGLAGRDESEAKGEIVRALVVALERIVAAIRDLTARIEHDVAELPDGRIVMSFPRAGRINAAQILAEIGDDRARFQTADQLAAEAGVCPVTHASGKSRGVVFRWACNHRLRAALTCFADNSRHASPWAADVYMRARQRGCSHPHAVRILARAWIRILWHAWRDRAEYEPARHLAAQKCAA; this is encoded by the coding sequence ATGCCTTTCACTGTTGGTTTCGACTGGGGCGGCGCGGGCCATGCGGCCTGCGTCCTCGACGAGACGGGTGCGGTCCGCGCACGCCTCGACGTCCCGCACACCGCCGCCGGCCTCGCCAAGCTCGTGGCCGCGCTCGCGCGCATCGCGCCCGTCGGCGAGATGCCGGTGGCGATCGAGCGCCCGTCCGGCCTCGTCGTCGACACGCTCGTCGCCGCCGGCCATCCGGTCGTGCCGATCCACCCGAACGTCGTGAAGGCCTGCCGTCCGCGCTATCGCGCCGCCGGCGGCAAGTCCGATACGGGTGACGCCTACATGCTCGCCGATATCCTGCGCACCGACGGGCATCGCTTCGCCCCGCTGCGCCAGGCCTCCGACGCGGTCAAGGCGCTGCGCGCCCTCGTGCGCGGGCGCGACGACCTCGTCGCCACGCGCGTCGGCCTCGCAAACCAGCTGCGCAGCCTGCTCGAAAGCTTCTGGCCGGGCGCCGCCGCGATCTTCGCCGACGTCGACAGCCCCGTCGCCCTCGCCTTCCTCGCCCGCTACCCCACGCCCGAGAGCGCCGCACGACTCGGCGAGAAGCGCATGGCCGCCTTCATGGCCCAGGCCCGCTACAGCGGCCGCCGCAGCGCCGCCGAGCTCCTCGCCCGCCTGCGCGCCGCGCCGATCGGCCTCGCCGGCCGGGACGAGAGCGAGGCCAAGGGCGAGATCGTGCGCGCCCTCGTCGTCGCCCTCGAGCGCATCGTCGCCGCGATCCGCGACCTCACCGCCCGCATCGAGCACGACGTCGCCGAGCTGCCCGACGGCCGCATCGTCATGTCCTTCCCGCGCGCCGGCCGCATCAACGCCGCCCAGATCCTCGCCGAGATCGGCGACGACCGCGCGCGCTTCCAGACCGCAGACCAGCTCGCCGCGGAGGCCGGCGTCTGCCCCGTCACCCACGCCTCCGGAAAAAGCAGGGGCGTCGTCTTCCGATGGGCCTGCAATCACCGTCTGCGCGCCGCCCTCACCTGCTTCGCCGACAACTCCCGCCATGCCTCCCCCTGGGCCGCCGACGTCTACATGCGGGCCAGGCAGCGCGGATGCAGTCACCCCCACGCCGTCCGTATCCTGGCACGCGCCTGGATCCGCATCCTCTGGCATGCCTGGCGAGATCGAGCCGAATACGAACCCGCACGCCATCTCGCCGCGCAAAAATGCGCCGCGTAG
- the rpmA gene encoding 50S ribosomal protein L27: protein MAHKKAGGSSRNGRDSEGRRLGVKKFGNEAVVAGNIIVRQRGTRVNPGRNVGCGKDHTLFALVDGRVTFGKRAGKSFVSVIPAQEAAE, encoded by the coding sequence ATGGCTCACAAGAAGGCTGGCGGTTCGTCGCGCAACGGCCGCGACTCCGAAGGCAGGCGCCTCGGCGTGAAGAAGTTCGGCAACGAGGCTGTCGTCGCCGGCAACATCATCGTGCGCCAGCGCGGCACGCGCGTGAATCCGGGCCGCAACGTCGGCTGCGGCAAGGACCATACGCTCTTCGCCCTCGTGGACGGGCGCGTGACGTTCGGCAAGCGAGCCGGCAAATCCTTCGTATCCGTGATTCCCGCCCAAGAGGCGGCCGAGTAA
- the obgE gene encoding GTPase ObgE, with amino-acid sequence MKFLDQAKIYVKAGDGGAGAVSFRREKFIEFGGPDGGDGGRGGDVWVECVDGLNTLIDYRYQQHFKAQKGVHGMGRNRTGASGEDVVLKVPVGTQILDEDGETLIADLTAIGERVLLCKGGNGGFGNAHFTTSTNRAPRRANPGLEGEERWIWLRLKLIADAGLVGLPNAGKSTFLAATTAAKPKIADYPFTTLHPGLGVVRADGREFVLADIPGLIEGAHEGVGIGDRFLGHVERCRVLLHLVEGTSEHAGKAYKTVRGELEAYGHGLEDKPEIVALSKADALDPDTLKSQKERLRRACGKTPLVLSAVSGQGMEAALRGLLAEIGTADEEEKAQAAPAAEWRP; translated from the coding sequence ATGAAATTTCTCGACCAGGCCAAGATCTACGTGAAGGCGGGTGACGGCGGCGCCGGCGCCGTCTCCTTCCGCCGCGAGAAGTTCATCGAGTTCGGCGGGCCCGACGGCGGCGACGGCGGGCGCGGCGGCGACGTCTGGGTGGAATGCGTCGACGGCCTCAACACGCTCATCGACTACCGCTACCAGCAGCACTTCAAGGCGCAGAAGGGCGTGCACGGCATGGGCCGCAACCGCACCGGCGCCTCCGGCGAGGACGTCGTGCTGAAGGTGCCCGTCGGCACGCAGATCCTCGACGAGGACGGTGAGACGCTCATCGCCGACCTCACCGCGATCGGCGAGCGCGTGCTGCTGTGCAAGGGCGGCAACGGCGGCTTCGGCAACGCGCATTTCACCACCTCGACGAATCGCGCCCCGCGCCGGGCCAATCCCGGGCTCGAGGGCGAGGAGCGCTGGATCTGGCTGCGGCTCAAGCTCATCGCCGACGCCGGCCTCGTGGGCCTGCCCAACGCCGGCAAGTCCACCTTCCTCGCCGCCACCACCGCGGCGAAGCCGAAGATCGCGGACTATCCCTTCACCACGCTGCATCCGGGGCTCGGCGTCGTGCGGGCCGACGGGCGCGAGTTCGTCCTCGCCGACATTCCCGGCCTGATCGAGGGCGCGCACGAGGGCGTGGGCATCGGCGACCGCTTCCTCGGCCATGTCGAGCGCTGCCGGGTGCTGCTCCACCTCGTCGAGGGCACGAGCGAGCACGCCGGCAAGGCGTACAAGACCGTGCGCGGCGAGCTCGAGGCCTACGGCCACGGCCTCGAGGACAAGCCCGAGATCGTGGCCCTCTCCAAGGCCGACGCCCTCGACCCGGACACGCTGAAGAGCCAGAAGGAGCGCCTGCGCCGCGCCTGCGGGAAGACCCCGCTCGTGCTCTCGGCGGTCTCCGGCCAGGGCATGGAGGCGGCCTTGCGGGGGCTGCTCGCCGAGATCGGGACGGCCGACGAGGAGGAGAAGGCGCAGGCGGCGCCGGCGGCGGAATGGCGGCCGTGA
- a CDS encoding type II toxin-antitoxin system VapB family antitoxin → MGKELKVHSDAAYDAAHRLAEETGQSVDAVVEVALRDLAARPAAASDQDVFSEEAIARRRAELDAVIAWINRNHPPGGSYDHSDMYDENGLPI, encoded by the coding sequence ATGGGCAAGGAGCTGAAGGTCCACAGCGACGCGGCCTACGACGCGGCGCACAGGCTCGCCGAGGAGACGGGCCAGAGCGTCGATGCGGTTGTTGAGGTCGCCTTGCGGGACCTCGCGGCGCGCCCCGCGGCCGCCTCCGACCAGGACGTCTTCTCCGAGGAGGCGATCGCCCGCAGGCGCGCCGAGCTCGACGCGGTGATCGCCTGGATCAACCGCAACCATCCGCCCGGAGGCAGCTATGACCATTCCGACATGTACGACGAGAACGGTCTGCCCATATGA